The following coding sequences are from one Diospyros lotus cultivar Yz01 chromosome 7, ASM1463336v1, whole genome shotgun sequence window:
- the LOC127806776 gene encoding uncharacterized membrane protein At1g16860-like: MGSRFPSHQLSNGLYVSGRPEQPKERPPTMSSVAMPYTGGDIKKSGELGKMFDIPADGSRSRKSGPISNAPSRTGSFAAGGSHSGQLMPNSVNRGGSVSSAVSGSASLKKTNSGPLNRHGEPMKKSSGPQQTSMSRQNSGPLPPVLPTTGLITSGPISSGPLNTSGAPRKASGPLDSTGSAKLHSASAVHNLAVTNLSLEEEYSFHRSFPKPILWATILLFVMGFIAGGFILGAVHNPILLVVVVVLFGAVAAVFTWNTCWGRRAIIGFIGHYPDAELRTARDGQFVKVSGVVTCGNVPLESSFQKVPRCVYTSTSLYEYRGWDSKAANPTHRRFTWGLRALERHVVDFYISDFQSGLRALVKTGYGAKVTPYVDESVVVDINQSNRDMSPEFIRWLGERNLSSDDRIMRLKEGYIKEGSTVSVMGVVQRNDNVLMIVPPPEPIPTGCQWTKFILPASLEGIVLRCEDTSKLDVIPV, encoded by the exons ATGGGCTCCCGATTCCCATCCCATCAGTTGAGCAATGGCCTTTATGTATCGGGCCGACCTGAACAACCGAAAGAAAGACCTCCTACAATGAGCTCGGTAGCCATGCCCTACACAGGTGGTGATATTAAGAAATCTGGAGAGCTTGGTAAAATGTTCGATATTCCTGCTGATGGCTCCAGGTCTCGAAAATCTGGACCTATAAGTAATGCTCCTTCAAGGACTGGGTCCTTTGCTGCTGGTGGTTCACACTCAGGTCAATTGATGCCCAACTCTGTGAACCGGGGTGGTTCTGTTTCATCTGCTGTTAGTGGTTCTGCATCATTAAAGAAGACCAATTCTGGGCCCCTTAATAGGCATGGAGAGCCAATGAAGAAATCATCTGGTCCTCAACAAACATCTATGTCCCGCCAAAACTCTGGCCCTCTACCTCCAGTTCTTCCCACCACAGGCCTCATTACATCAGGACCCATTTCTTCAGGCCCACTTAACACATCAGGGGCTCCTCGTAAAGCATCTGGGCCATTGGATTCTACAGGTTCAGCCAAGTTACACAGTGCATCTGCAGTCCACAACCTGGCTGTTACAAACCTTAGTCTAGAGGAAGAATACTCCTTTCACAGGAGCTTCCCTAAACCAATCCTTTGGGCAACAATTCTGCTGTTTGTCATGGGCTTCATAGCTGGCGGTTTTATACTAGGTGCTGTTCACAATCCCATCCTTCTTGTTGTTGTAGTGGTTCTTTTTGGTGCTGTTGCTGCAGTATTCACCTGGAATACTTGCTGGGGAAGAAGAGCCATTATTGGCTTCATTGGGCATTATCCAGATGCTGAGCTTAGGACTGCAAGGGATGGCCAATTTGTTAAGGTTTCTGGG GTGGTCACATGTGGAAATGTTCCTCTTGAGTCATCATTCCAGAAGGTCCCCAGATGTGTTTATACATCCACAAGTTTATATGAGTACCGGGGCTGGGATTCAAAAGCTGCTAATCCTACACATCGGCGCTTTACTTGGGGTCTCCGAGCACTTGAG AGGCATGTCGTCGATTTCTATATTTCTGACTTCCAGTCAGGATTGAGGGCTTTGGTTAAGACTGGGTATGGTGCTAAGGTGACTCCATATGTTGATGAATCTGTTGTTGTCGACATCAATCAGTCAAACAGGGATATGTCTCCAGAATTTATCAGGTGGTTGGGAGAGAGAAATCTCTCAAGTGATGATCGAATAATGCGATTGAAGGAAGG GTACATCAAAGAAGGTAGCACTGTGAGTGTAATGGGAGTTGTCCAGCGGAATGATAATGTGCTGATGATCGTTCCTCCTCCAGAGCCAATCCCAACAGGATGCCAGTGGACGAAATTTATTCTGCCAGCCAGCCTGGAGGGCATCGTGTTGAGATGCGAGGACACTTCAAAGCTTGACGTAATCCCAGTGTAG
- the LOC127806988 gene encoding uncharacterized protein LOC127806988 codes for MPTLNLFTNVPVDAVVASDILKDATKAVAKVIGKPESYVMILLNGAVPMAFAGTEEPAAYGELISIGGLGPSVNGKLSSTIADILETKLSVDSSRFYIKFYDVQRPFFGFNGSTF; via the exons atgcCCACTTTGAATCTGTTCACGAATGTTCCGGTAGATGCTGTGGTTGCGTCTGACATTCTGAAGGATGCCACTAAAGCTGTTGCCAAAGTCATTGGCAAGCCCGAGTCT TATGTGATGATACTGCTGAATGGAGCAGTGCCTATGGCATTTGCCGGTACAGAAGAACCAGCTGCATATGGAGAGTTGATCTCCATTGGGGGCCTAGGGCCCAGTGTTAATGGAAAATTGAGTTCAACAATTGCAGATATTCTTGAAACAAAGCTCTCTGTAGATAGCTCGCggttttatatcaaattttatgatGTTCAG